GATCTTTCAATAAAAACAGTAGCAAACCTTCTAAATATTGATACTAAAGATATTCGATACTATACAATTGTTAATTTTGAAGGGTTTGCCAAAGTAATTGATGCCATTGGTGGAGTAACAATTGATGTAAAAGAAAGAATGCACTACCATTCTTGGGCTGGCGATGTGAAAATAGATTTAAAACCAGGCGTCCAGCATTTAAATGGAGAAAAAGCTCTTGAATACGCACGTTTTAGGTATGATGCCTGGGGAGATTTTGGAGTGGATGAACAAGGTAATGTGCACGGGAGAATTGAGAGGCAGCAAGAGCTTATAAAGGCAATTATTGACCAAACAAAGAGTATTAGAACTGTTTTTAGGCTCCCTCAAGTGGCAAAAGAGATTGGGAATGCTGTTGATACAAACTTAACAGTTGCACAAATTACAAAAATTGGGCTTACTTTTAAAAATATTACAAGTAAAGATGTTGAGATTGTTAATTTCCCAGGGACGCCAGATATGATTGACGGCATCTCTTATGTGGTACCAGATTATGAG
This region of Caldisericaceae bacterium genomic DNA includes:
- a CDS encoding LCP family protein — translated: MNIKTIIKQTLLVLLIVFIAVLGYFVFITAKNLAIINENSKGEIPLDTSKPFNILLIGTDRRTKEEAGRSDVLILAHLDPKTSKVTLLSIPRDTRVEIPNHGYDKINSAFNSDYFPDGGVDLSIKTVANLLNIDTKDIRYYTIVNFEGFAKVIDAIGGVTIDVKERMHYHSWAGDVKIDLKPGVQHLNGEKALEYARFRYDAWGDFGVDEQGNVHGRIERQQELIKAIIDQTKSIRTVFRLPQVAKEIGNAVDTNLTVAQITKIGLTFKNITSKDVEIVNFPGTPDMIDGISYVVPDYEKLKEIGTTYFKLQK